In one Nicotiana sylvestris chromosome 8, ASM39365v2, whole genome shotgun sequence genomic region, the following are encoded:
- the LOC104217643 gene encoding uncharacterized protein, translated as MDVRGAIQMLAQIVATQAQRQGTSDVHGMGSSRSREFLNMKPPVFTGSKKDEDPQNFIDEVQKIFPVMHATDTEAAELAAYQLKDVSNTWYETWAESRGEDADPATWKEFADAFLEHFLPIEVLKAKALEFERLRQNDMSVKEYYLKFVSLVKFAPKMVRDMRARVRRFVLGLSDDLFVDANIAAQNNDMTITKMVAFVQGNEDRLKEEERLQREKEMESSKRAKSVGNFNHVGSQSGGYH; from the coding sequence ATGGATGTCAGGGGAGCTATCCAGATGCTCGCCCAGATTGTTGCTACTCAGGCTCAAAGGCAGGGAACAAGTGATGTTCATGGGATGGGTAGTTCCAGGTCTAGGGAATTCCTCAACATGAAACCTCCGGTCTTCACAGGGTCCAAAAAGGATGAGGATCCGCAAAACTTCATTGATGAGGTTCAGAAGATATTTCCAGTGATGCATGCTACAGACACTGAGGCAGCAGAGCTTGCTGCGTACCAACTGAAGGATGTTTCCAACACTTGGTATGAAACATGGGCGGAGTCCCGAGGGGAGGATGCAGATCCTGCCACTTGGAAGGAATTTGCAGATGCGTTCCTTGAGCACTTTCTGCCCATTGAGGTCTTGAAAGCTAAGGCTTTGGAGTTTGAGAGACTCAGGCAgaatgatatgagtgtgaaggAGTACTACCTCAAGTTCGTCTCTCTGGTCAAGTTTGCTCCAAAAATGGTACGTGATATGAGGGCCAGAGTTAGGCGGTTTGTGTTGGGGCTTTCAGATGATTTGTTTGTTGATGCTAATATAGCTGCTCAGAATAATGACATGACCATCACTAAGATGGTTGCCTTTGTTCAAGGGAACGAAGATAGGTTGAAGGAAGAAGAGCGGCTACAGAGAGAGAAGGAGATGGAATCCAGCAAGAGAGCTAAGTCTGTAGGAAATTTCAACCATGTGGGATCTCAATCAGGAGGCTATCACTAG
- the LOC104217644 gene encoding uncharacterized protein, whose product MAPYEALYGQRCRSPIGWFEVGEAELLGPDLVYQAMEKVNLIQRHLKMAQSRQKSYLNVRHRDLEFQVDDWVFLKVSPMKGIMRFGKKGKLSPRYIGPYRILRRIGQVAYELELPQELAVVRPVFHVSMLKKFMGDPSLVVPTEVIGVKDSLSYKEIPMAILDRQIRKLRTKEIASVKVHWRNQKVEEATWEAEEDMKSRYPHLFEEQKENVEVYQLAVQFQSQYLQFFSSAVLHTSAI is encoded by the exons ATGGCACCGTACGAAGCTCTGTATGGGCAaaggtgtagatcaccaattggttggttcgaagtCGGAGAAGCAGAGTTGTTAGGACCCGATTTGGTCTatcaggctatggagaaagtcaacTTGATACAAAGGCATTTGAAGATGGCTCAAAGTCGCCAAAAGTCCTATTTGAACGTACGGCATAgagacttagagttccaagttgatgattgggtgtttctaaaAGTGTCGCCCatgaaaggcattatgagatttgggaagaaggggaaactTAGTCCCCGCTATATTGGTCCATATAGAATCCTGCGAAGGATCGGACAGgtggcttatgagttagaattgccacaaGAACTAGCTGTTGTAcgcccagtgtttcatgtgtccatgttgaagAAATTCATGGGAGACCCATCACTTGTGGTTCCTACAGAGGTTATAGGGGTTAAAGATAGCCTGTCTTACAAAGAAATTCCAATGGCTATTCTTGATCGTCAAATCCGCAAGCTCAGAACAAAGGAAattgcttcagtaaaagtgcattGGAGGAATCAAAAGGTTGAAGAGGCTACATGGGAAGCCGAGGAGGACATGAAGTCCAGATATCCCCATCTCTTTGAAGAGCAAAAGGAAAATGTGGAAG tttatcagctAGCAGTTCAGTTTCAGTCTCAGTATTTACAGTTCTTTTCTTCAGCtgttttacataccagtgcaatttaA